In the Magnolia sinica isolate HGM2019 chromosome 15, MsV1, whole genome shotgun sequence genome, one interval contains:
- the LOC131227573 gene encoding annexin D5-like isoform X1, which translates to MDNVMLEAASGTMAEMLTPLGAQAPPLSAQAPSRGVSLDGDPDPRQDAIHLNTAFKGRGKNVPEIINILAHRDVTQRAEIQEAYKAMYSEDLKQRLSQELGFAGDVSENLGVNISGDLNGELFGPLSSNIKKAVMLWMLDPAERDATIVGQALTLTSLDLIALTEVICSRTPSEIRLFKKAYFQKYGTQINDDLDFKTYTYHKKLLIACLNAERDEGTVANQSLAEEDAKKLYKEGEGKWGTDEKTFIHIFTQRNRAHLAAVASVYQHLYGNSLAKAVENETSGNFKFGLLTLLRCAENPAKYFAEVLYEAMKGLGTRDTTLIRVMVTRAEIDMNYIKDEYAKIDGKSLRDAIQSNTSGDYRTFLIYLSGPIDAP; encoded by the exons ATGGACAACGTGATGCTAGAAGCTGCATCAGGGACTATGGCAGAAATGCTAACTCCTCTAGGTGCACAAGCTCCTCCTCTAAGTGCACAAGCTCCTAGCAGGGGAGTGTCCTTAGATGGTGATCCTGACCCTAGACAAGATGCCATCCATCTCAATACGGCTTTCAAAG GAAGAGGGAAAAACGTCCCTGAGATTATCAATATTCTTGCACATCGTGATGTAACTCAACGTGCCGAAATTCAAGAAGCATACAAAGCCATGTATTCTGAGGATCTCAAGCAACGTCTCTCTCAAGAGCTTGGATTTGCTGGGGATGTCAGTGAGAACCTTGGTGTGAACATTAGTGGGGACCTTAATGGAGAGCTTTTTGGGCCACTTAGTAGCAATATTAAG AAAGCAGTTATGCTTTGGATGCTTGATCCAGCAGAGCGTGATGCAACAATAGTGGGCCAGGCATTAACACTAACGAGCCTTGATTTGATAGCTCTGACCGAAGTAATATGTTCTCGCACCCCATCTGAGATACGACTATTTAAGAAAGCTTACTTTCAAAAATATGGTACTCAAATCAACGATGACCTTGACTTCAAAACCTACACCTATCATAagaag TTGTTAATTGCATGTTTAAATGCCGAGCGTGACGAGGGAACGGTGGCCAATCAATCATTGGCGGAAGAGGATGCTAAAAAGCTATATAAGGAAGGAGAAGGTAAATGGGGAACAGATGAGAAGACTTTTATCCACATTTTCACCCAAAGGAATAGAGCCCATTTAGCTGCAGTCGCTTCTGTTTATCAGCATTTGTATGGGAACTCACTTGCAAAG GCCGTAGAGAACGAAACATCTGGAAATTTCAAGTTTGGACTTCTTACACTCTTAAGATGTGCTGAGAATCCTGCCAAGTACTTTGCCGAG GTGTTGTACGAGGCCATGAAAGGCTTGGGGACAAGGGACACAACGTTGATAAGGGTAATGGTGACAAGGGCTGAGATCGACATGAACTATATAAAAGATGAATACGCAAAGATAGATGGGAAGTCGTTGCGGGATGCAATACAATCCAATACATCAGGCGACTATCGGACCTTCCTCATTTACCTTTCTGGCCCAATCGATGCTCCATAA
- the LOC131227573 gene encoding annexin D5-like isoform X2: MDNVMLEAASGTMAEMLTPLGAQAPPLSAQAPSRGVSLDGDPDPRQDAIHLNTAFKGRGKNVPEIINILAHRDVTQRAEIQEAYKAMYSEDLKQRLSQELGFAGDVSENLGVNISGDLNGELFGPLSSNIKLLIACLNAERDEGTVANQSLAEEDAKKLYKEGEGKWGTDEKTFIHIFTQRNRAHLAAVASVYQHLYGNSLAKAVENETSGNFKFGLLTLLRCAENPAKYFAEVLYEAMKGLGTRDTTLIRVMVTRAEIDMNYIKDEYAKIDGKSLRDAIQSNTSGDYRTFLIYLSGPIDAP; the protein is encoded by the exons ATGGACAACGTGATGCTAGAAGCTGCATCAGGGACTATGGCAGAAATGCTAACTCCTCTAGGTGCACAAGCTCCTCCTCTAAGTGCACAAGCTCCTAGCAGGGGAGTGTCCTTAGATGGTGATCCTGACCCTAGACAAGATGCCATCCATCTCAATACGGCTTTCAAAG GAAGAGGGAAAAACGTCCCTGAGATTATCAATATTCTTGCACATCGTGATGTAACTCAACGTGCCGAAATTCAAGAAGCATACAAAGCCATGTATTCTGAGGATCTCAAGCAACGTCTCTCTCAAGAGCTTGGATTTGCTGGGGATGTCAGTGAGAACCTTGGTGTGAACATTAGTGGGGACCTTAATGGAGAGCTTTTTGGGCCACTTAGTAGCAATATTAAG TTGTTAATTGCATGTTTAAATGCCGAGCGTGACGAGGGAACGGTGGCCAATCAATCATTGGCGGAAGAGGATGCTAAAAAGCTATATAAGGAAGGAGAAGGTAAATGGGGAACAGATGAGAAGACTTTTATCCACATTTTCACCCAAAGGAATAGAGCCCATTTAGCTGCAGTCGCTTCTGTTTATCAGCATTTGTATGGGAACTCACTTGCAAAG GCCGTAGAGAACGAAACATCTGGAAATTTCAAGTTTGGACTTCTTACACTCTTAAGATGTGCTGAGAATCCTGCCAAGTACTTTGCCGAG GTGTTGTACGAGGCCATGAAAGGCTTGGGGACAAGGGACACAACGTTGATAAGGGTAATGGTGACAAGGGCTGAGATCGACATGAACTATATAAAAGATGAATACGCAAAGATAGATGGGAAGTCGTTGCGGGATGCAATACAATCCAATACATCAGGCGACTATCGGACCTTCCTCATTTACCTTTCTGGCCCAATCGATGCTCCATAA